The Mesorhizobium sp. NBSH29 genome has a segment encoding these proteins:
- a CDS encoding ABC transporter substrate-binding protein, which yields MRIMKRFTLAASVAAFALSLGAAQAQDLTLKIGTEGAYPPFNNLTADGKLEGFDIDIAKALCEEMKAKCEFITQDWDGIIPALQANKFDAIIASMSITDERKLKVDFSEKYYNTPPAIVAPKDTTIKGITKEDLAGKTIGVATSTTHYNFSEKTFTDSTLKGYPSSQEYQLDLAAGRIDAANDDISVIDEWLKTPEGACCKIVGTITPVVEIHGPGAGIAVRKGETELADKFSAAIKAIRANGKYKEINDKYFTFDVYGSDS from the coding sequence ATGCGTATTATGAAGCGTTTCACACTGGCTGCATCTGTGGCCGCATTTGCTCTGTCGCTGGGAGCAGCACAGGCACAGGATCTAACCCTGAAGATCGGCACCGAAGGCGCCTATCCGCCCTTTAACAATCTGACCGCCGACGGCAAACTCGAAGGCTTCGACATCGACATTGCCAAAGCTCTTTGCGAGGAAATGAAAGCCAAGTGCGAGTTCATCACGCAGGATTGGGACGGCATCATTCCGGCGCTTCAGGCAAACAAATTCGATGCTATCATCGCGTCCATGTCGATCACCGACGAGCGCAAGCTAAAGGTCGACTTCTCGGAGAAATATTACAACACGCCGCCGGCAATCGTGGCCCCGAAAGATACCACCATCAAGGGTATCACCAAGGAAGATCTGGCCGGCAAGACCATCGGCGTCGCAACGTCGACCACGCACTATAATTTTTCCGAAAAGACATTCACCGATTCGACCCTTAAGGGTTACCCGTCAAGCCAGGAATATCAGCTCGATCTGGCCGCTGGCCGAATCGATGCAGCCAATGACGACATATCCGTCATTGACGAATGGCTGAAGACTCCGGAGGGCGCTTGCTGCAAGATCGTCGGTACGATTACGCCGGTCGTTGAAATCCACGGCCCCGGCGCCGGCATCGCCGTCCGCAAGGGCGAGACCGAGCTGGCAGACAAGTTCTCGGCCGCTATAAAAGCAATCCGTGCTAACGGAAAATACAAAGAAATCAACGACAAGTACTTTACGTTTGACGTTTACGGTTCTGATTCCTGA
- a CDS encoding ABC transporter permease, whose amino-acid sequence MAGVWTLLSWGPEGWLDDIASGVFVTVSLAVCTLPFGLFAGFLIALAKKAEEPSLRIAGNIYTTIFRGLPELLTLFLIYFGAQVGLQQLIHFFNPSATVEISSFVAGMIALGLVFSSYASEVFLSAFRAIPRGQYEGAMAVGLSSPKTMRLVILPQLIRIALPGLSNLWLILLKDTALVSAIGLSDIVRQAGVAARVTKHAFLFFGVACLIYLALAIISSIGIGFIERWVGKRDAVR is encoded by the coding sequence ATGGCAGGCGTTTGGACGCTTTTAAGCTGGGGACCAGAAGGCTGGCTCGACGATATTGCGAGCGGGGTCTTTGTCACCGTCTCGCTGGCGGTATGCACCCTGCCCTTCGGGCTTTTCGCAGGATTTCTGATCGCTCTCGCCAAGAAGGCCGAAGAGCCTTCCTTGCGTATTGCGGGAAATATATACACCACCATTTTTCGCGGCCTTCCCGAGCTTCTGACCCTGTTCCTCATTTACTTTGGGGCGCAGGTCGGCTTGCAGCAGCTCATCCACTTCTTCAATCCCAGCGCTACAGTCGAGATCAGCAGCTTTGTCGCCGGCATGATCGCGCTAGGGCTCGTTTTTTCATCCTATGCCAGCGAGGTTTTCCTGTCCGCTTTCCGCGCCATTCCGCGCGGGCAGTATGAAGGTGCGATGGCTGTCGGCCTGTCGAGCCCCAAAACCATGCGGCTGGTGATCCTACCGCAACTCATACGTATCGCCCTGCCCGGTCTCAGCAATCTGTGGCTTATCCTGCTGAAAGACACAGCATTGGTTTCTGCCATCGGCCTTTCCGACATTGTGCGTCAGGCTGGCGTTGCCGCGCGCGTGACCAAACATGCCTTCCTGTTCTTTGGTGTCGCGTGCCTGATCTATCTGGCGCTGGCGATCATTTCCTCCATCGGCATCGGCTTCATCGAACGGTGGGTGGGCAAGCGGGATGCCGTGCGATGA
- a CDS encoding ABC transporter permease, whose protein sequence is MSDLASSLAVTKPPEPAREWTGPRIAGHIILGLWFLIGLGLLAYMVRAWNPDLFTRYAPQYISGLGVTLTLVSISIVIGAVLSVPIAYARMSSNRFLAALAYAYVYFFRGTPLLAQTFLIYYGLGSFRPALESVGLWIFFREAWYCAIFAFSLNTAAYQAEILRGAIESVERGQWEGAASLGVSKWITLRKIILPQALIVGLRPYGNEIILMIKGSAIVAIITVFDLMGETRRAYSRSFDFQTYLWAAILYLTIVEMLRHTIDWIERIITRHLVR, encoded by the coding sequence ATGAGTGATCTGGCATCCAGTCTAGCCGTAACGAAACCGCCTGAGCCAGCCCGTGAGTGGACCGGCCCGCGCATCGCCGGGCATATTATTCTGGGCCTTTGGTTTCTGATCGGCCTCGGTCTGCTTGCCTATATGGTCCGCGCCTGGAACCCCGATCTGTTCACGCGCTATGCGCCACAATATATCAGCGGCCTTGGGGTCACCCTGACGCTGGTGTCCATTTCAATAGTCATCGGTGCCGTCCTGTCGGTACCGATCGCGTATGCCCGCATGTCGTCCAACCGATTTCTCGCGGCGCTTGCCTACGCCTATGTTTACTTCTTTCGCGGCACCCCGCTTCTGGCGCAGACATTTCTGATTTATTACGGCCTCGGGTCGTTCCGCCCTGCACTTGAATCTGTCGGGCTATGGATCTTTTTCCGTGAAGCTTGGTACTGCGCCATCTTCGCCTTTTCGCTCAACACTGCCGCCTATCAGGCCGAAATACTGCGGGGCGCGATCGAGAGCGTCGAGCGCGGACAATGGGAGGGCGCCGCCTCACTTGGAGTGTCCAAGTGGATCACTCTCCGAAAGATCATCCTGCCCCAGGCGCTAATTGTAGGTCTGCGTCCTTACGGCAATGAAATCATCCTGATGATCAAGGGATCGGCCATCGTCGCCATCATCACCGTGTTCGACCTGATGGGCGAAACGCGTCGCGCCTATTCGCGCAGCTTCGATTTCCAGACCTACCTTTGGGCGGCAATTCTCTATCTGACGATCGTTGAAATGCTGCGGCATACGATCGACTGGATCGAGCGCATCATTACCCGCCACCTGGTGCGCTGA
- a CDS encoding NAD(P)-dependent oxidoreductase — MDEEKMAKVAFLGLGVMGYPMAAHLKNKGGHDLTVYNRTAEKAQKWVEEHGGQHAATPAEAAKGQDFVFACVGNDDDLRQITIGKDGAFASMSTGAIFIDNTTASAEVARELAVAATKGGFGFLDAPVSGGQAGAENGILTVMVGGETETFERAKPVIDAYARMVGLMGPAGSGQLTKMVNQICIAGLVQGLAEGIHFGKQAGLDIEKVVDVISKGAAGSWQMENRHRTMDASKYDFGFAVDWMRKDLGICLEEADRNGASLPVTALVDQFYKDVQAMGGRRWDTSSLLARLERK; from the coding sequence ATCGATGAGGAAAAAATGGCAAAAGTAGCGTTTCTCGGCCTTGGCGTGATGGGGTACCCGATGGCTGCACACTTGAAAAACAAGGGTGGCCACGATCTTACCGTTTACAACCGCACGGCTGAAAAGGCTCAAAAATGGGTCGAAGAACATGGCGGGCAGCACGCTGCCACGCCAGCAGAGGCTGCAAAAGGCCAGGACTTTGTGTTCGCATGCGTCGGCAATGACGACGATCTGCGCCAGATTACCATCGGCAAGGACGGCGCATTCGCTTCAATGAGCACGGGCGCGATCTTCATCGACAACACGACGGCCTCCGCTGAGGTGGCCCGGGAGCTTGCGGTCGCCGCGACCAAAGGCGGCTTCGGTTTCCTGGATGCCCCGGTATCCGGTGGCCAGGCGGGCGCTGAAAACGGCATCCTGACCGTGATGGTGGGCGGCGAGACCGAAACCTTCGAGCGCGCTAAACCAGTCATCGATGCGTATGCCCGAATGGTTGGCCTCATGGGGCCGGCCGGCAGCGGGCAGCTAACCAAAATGGTCAACCAGATCTGTATCGCCGGCCTGGTTCAGGGCCTGGCTGAAGGCATTCATTTCGGCAAGCAGGCCGGCCTGGACATTGAAAAAGTGGTCGATGTTATCTCCAAGGGAGCTGCCGGCTCCTGGCAGATGGAAAACCGCCACAGGACTATGGATGCCAGCAAATATGATTTCGGCTTCGCCGTGGACTGGATGCGAAAAGACTTGGGCATCTGCCTCGAGGAAGCTGATCGTAACGGTGCAAGTCTTCCCGTCACGGCACTTGTCGACCAGTTCTACAAGGACGTGCAGGCGATGGGCGGCAGGCGCTGGGATACATCCTCGCTGCTCGCCCGCCTCGAGCGCAAATAG
- a CDS encoding Lrp/AsnC family transcriptional regulator: MDRLDRKILRLLQEDSTLAVADIAKKVGLSTTPCWRRIQKLEEEGVVMRRVALLDPEKINTRVTVFVSIRTNSHSHEWLRRFSEVIQEFPEVIEFYRMSGDVDYLLRVVVPDIAAYDAFYKRMIAKIEIRDVSSAFAMERIKYTTQLPLDYLVLDKESGSSASN, from the coding sequence ATGGACCGCCTTGACCGAAAAATTTTGCGCCTCTTGCAAGAGGATTCCACGCTAGCTGTGGCAGATATCGCCAAGAAGGTAGGTCTGTCGACGACACCGTGCTGGCGGCGCATTCAAAAGCTGGAGGAAGAGGGCGTTGTCATGCGCCGCGTGGCGCTGCTCGACCCGGAAAAGATCAACACCCGTGTCACGGTTTTCGTCTCAATCCGCACGAATTCGCACAGCCATGAGTGGCTGCGGCGCTTTTCAGAGGTTATCCAGGAATTCCCAGAAGTGATTGAATTTTATCGGATGAGCGGCGATGTGGACTACCTGTTGCGCGTGGTCGTGCCGGATATCGCTGCCTATGACGCATTCTACAAGCGGATGATTGCCAAGATTGAAATCCGCGATGTGTCGTCGGCTTTTGCGATGGAGCGGATCAAATACACCACGCAGTTGCCCCTCGACTACTTGGTCTTGGACAAGGAAAGTGGTTCGTCTGCCAGCAATTAG
- a CDS encoding uracil-DNA glycosylase family protein, which yields MGSAMSGVGILTSKRARVQTLRLGTQSTALAALTDEARDCRICAERPIGQPLPHPPRPVVVASTKARILIAGQAPGTRVHASGIPFDDASGDRLRDWLGVSRVQFYDPDVFAILPMGFCFPGQDAKGGDLPPRRECAPAWRARFMALMPQIDLVLTIGLYAQRWHLGTLRKPSLTATIEDWRAIYAQTTPHSIVLPHPSWRNTGWLKRHPWFEDDLLPFLRAEIGARAGQIRPL from the coding sequence ATGGGCTCAGCAATGTCGGGCGTTGGTATTCTGACGTCAAAGCGCGCCCGAGTGCAGACGCTTAGGCTGGGTACACAATCGACGGCGCTGGCCGCACTCACCGATGAAGCGCGGGATTGCCGCATATGCGCGGAGCGCCCGATTGGCCAGCCTTTGCCACATCCGCCTCGACCGGTGGTCGTGGCATCGACGAAAGCGAGAATCCTGATTGCAGGGCAGGCGCCCGGTACCAGGGTTCATGCGTCTGGCATTCCCTTCGACGATGCCTCGGGCGACCGGTTGCGAGACTGGCTGGGCGTTTCGCGCGTGCAATTTTACGACCCGGACGTTTTTGCCATTTTGCCCATGGGATTTTGCTTTCCAGGGCAGGATGCCAAAGGAGGTGACCTGCCGCCGCGGCGCGAATGCGCACCGGCTTGGCGGGCGCGTTTCATGGCGCTGATGCCGCAGATTGATCTTGTGCTGACGATTGGGCTCTACGCGCAGCGCTGGCACCTTGGGACGCTTCGAAAGCCATCGCTGACCGCGACAATTGAGGATTGGCGCGCCATCTATGCGCAAACGACACCGCATTCTATCGTCCTGCCGCATCCTTCATGGCGCAATACTGGGTGGTTGAAACGTCACCCTTGGTTCGAAGATGATCTGCTACCGTTTCTACGCGCGGAAATTGGCGCGCGGGCAGGACAAATCCGGCCGCTTTGA
- a CDS encoding glutathione S-transferase: MKLFDGGRAPNPRRVRVFLAEKGIEVPLVPVDMGTFGHKDAELTQRNPLQRLPILELDDGTVLTESVAICRYFEALHPAPPMFGEGALGSAVVEMWNRRMELHLLMPVAQAFRHIHPAMKEWEVPQIAEWGEANKPKALEFLAFFDRELASREFAAGDAYSIADITAMIAIDFMKPARITLPDGLSNVGRWYSDVKARPSADA, encoded by the coding sequence ATGAAGCTATTTGATGGTGGCCGGGCTCCCAACCCGCGAAGGGTTCGGGTCTTTCTGGCGGAAAAGGGCATTGAGGTCCCGCTTGTCCCAGTTGATATGGGCACTTTCGGCCACAAGGATGCAGAGCTGACCCAACGCAATCCGCTGCAAAGATTGCCTATTCTGGAGCTTGATGATGGGACGGTGCTGACTGAGTCCGTCGCGATCTGCCGCTACTTTGAAGCGCTTCACCCCGCCCCGCCCATGTTTGGGGAAGGCGCGCTGGGCAGCGCTGTCGTTGAAATGTGGAACCGGCGGATGGAATTGCATCTGTTGATGCCGGTAGCGCAGGCCTTTCGCCATATCCACCCTGCGATGAAAGAATGGGAGGTGCCCCAAATTGCCGAATGGGGCGAGGCCAACAAGCCAAAAGCTTTGGAATTTCTGGCGTTTTTTGACCGCGAACTGGCATCTCGCGAGTTTGCTGCAGGTGACGCATATTCTATCGCTGACATCACCGCCATGATCGCGATCGACTTCATGAAGCCAGCCCGGATCACGCTGCCTGATGGGCTCAGCAATGTCGGGCGTTGGTATTCTGACGTCAAAGCGCGCCCGAGTGCAGACGCTTAG
- a CDS encoding thermonuclease family protein, protein MSSSWNGRARTNRSRRPRSLWRQILDYGVAAAILFLLVVVSARVDIADTRQTAGQAVINDGDSLTLGKERVRLRGIDAPEYNQTCTKDGTSYLCGRLSREALVRLIARRPVVCKGGDHDRYGRILGRCSAGDTDLNRLQVEAGWAVAYGDYEDEEKAAREAKRGLWAGSFDRPRRWRDSHGALVEGEHQSVRSLWDWLKTFVGSL, encoded by the coding sequence ATGAGCTCATCCTGGAATGGCAGAGCGCGGACCAACCGGTCGCGCCGGCCACGCAGCCTGTGGCGCCAAATACTTGATTATGGCGTCGCCGCAGCCATTCTGTTCCTTCTGGTGGTGGTTTCAGCACGCGTTGATATTGCCGATACGCGGCAGACTGCTGGGCAGGCCGTAATCAACGACGGCGATTCCCTTACGCTCGGCAAGGAACGGGTGCGTCTGCGCGGCATCGATGCGCCGGAATACAATCAGACCTGCACAAAAGACGGGACATCCTATCTGTGCGGACGGCTTTCGCGTGAGGCGCTGGTGCGGTTGATCGCGCGCCGACCGGTGGTCTGCAAGGGTGGCGACCATGACAGGTACGGGCGCATCCTTGGTCGATGCAGTGCGGGAGATACTGATCTCAATCGTTTGCAGGTGGAAGCGGGCTGGGCTGTCGCTTATGGTGACTATGAGGATGAGGAAAAAGCTGCCCGTGAAGCCAAGCGCGGCCTGTGGGCGGGATCGTTCGACCGTCCGCGGCGGTGGCGCGACAGCCATGGAGCTTTAGTGGAAGGAGAGCACCAGTCGGTGCGATCGCTTTGGGACTGGTTGAAGACATTTGTCGGGTCGTTATGA
- a CDS encoding sensor histidine kinase, which yields MPFQQSTTADKFIVDRRKTHRNSEVSRAVRKTRDRLSQRAGNPEFDRELLKLHARAMVSSATAIPLLVLLIAGAGLYFGMEANILIWALVTVTCYTAVAFVARNIDRKNPSDIKSKRVRNIFFVSHFVSGLGWAYFASLSCIACDPDYLPVFKAVVLLLAIAASALISSSLRGALIVTFALPVAIYASLGAHLWMPVQSVMAGLLVLALPFFSYVSSNMNRSAVMLLSFRREVDGLIAELETAKSMSDEARGRAEEANLAKSRFLASMSHELRTPLNAILGFSEVMASEVLGPMQNDTYRDYARDIHGSGQHLLDVINEILDLSRIEAGRYTLNEEPVTIVYVVEECCRLMELKSRNKDIRIVQQYESDMPRLYADERSVRQITLNLLSNAVKFTGSGGEIIVKVGWTVGGGQYISVKDNGPGIPEDEIPIVLSAFGQGSIAIKSAEQGTGLGLPIVQGMMAMHGGEFELHSKLREGTEAIAIFPASRVMESLPAIHRQQDQPPARRFAS from the coding sequence ATGCCGTTCCAGCAATCGACCACGGCCGATAAGTTTATTGTGGACCGCCGAAAGACCCATCGCAACAGCGAGGTGTCGCGCGCGGTCCGCAAAACGCGCGACCGTCTTTCGCAAAGAGCCGGCAACCCGGAATTTGACCGCGAGCTTTTGAAACTGCATGCGCGCGCAATGGTCAGCAGCGCCACCGCGATACCACTCTTAGTACTGCTCATCGCGGGTGCCGGTCTCTATTTTGGCATGGAAGCCAACATTCTGATCTGGGCGCTGGTCACTGTCACGTGCTACACCGCAGTGGCATTTGTGGCCCGCAATATCGACCGTAAAAATCCGTCAGATATCAAGTCAAAACGCGTTCGTAATATTTTCTTCGTGAGCCACTTTGTCAGCGGCCTGGGCTGGGCTTATTTCGCCTCGCTCAGCTGCATCGCCTGTGACCCGGACTACCTGCCGGTGTTCAAGGCCGTTGTCCTCCTTCTGGCCATCGCCGCCAGCGCCCTCATCAGTTCATCGCTGCGCGGCGCGCTGATCGTCACTTTCGCGCTTCCTGTGGCCATCTATGCATCGCTGGGCGCCCATCTGTGGATGCCGGTGCAAAGTGTGATGGCAGGTCTGCTGGTTCTGGCTCTGCCCTTCTTTTCTTACGTATCGAGTAATATGAACCGGTCCGCAGTCATGCTGCTATCTTTTCGGCGCGAAGTGGATGGCCTGATTGCCGAGCTCGAAACCGCGAAATCCATGTCGGACGAAGCCCGCGGCCGCGCCGAGGAGGCCAATTTGGCCAAGTCACGCTTTCTGGCATCCATGAGCCATGAGTTGCGCACGCCACTGAATGCTATTTTGGGCTTTTCCGAAGTCATGGCCAGCGAAGTGCTCGGCCCGATGCAAAACGACACCTATCGCGATTACGCCCGCGACATCCATGGGTCCGGTCAGCATCTGCTCGACGTCATCAATGAAATTCTCGATCTCTCGCGCATCGAGGCCGGCCGATATACGCTGAATGAAGAGCCGGTCACGATCGTCTATGTGGTGGAAGAGTGCTGCCGCCTGATGGAGTTGAAATCGCGCAACAAGGACATCCGCATCGTCCAGCAATATGAGAGCGATATGCCACGCCTCTATGCCGATGAGCGTTCTGTGCGCCAGATCACGCTCAACCTCTTGTCGAACGCAGTCAAATTCACTGGTAGTGGCGGGGAGATCATCGTCAAGGTGGGTTGGACGGTCGGTGGCGGCCAGTATATCTCCGTCAAGGACAACGGCCCAGGTATCCCGGAAGACGAGATCCCAATCGTCCTGTCAGCCTTTGGGCAGGGCTCGATTGCCATCAAAAGCGCCGAGCAGGGTACCGGCCTCGGGCTGCCCATTGTCCAAGGCATGATGGCGATGCATGGCGGCGAGTTCGAACTTCACTCCAAGCTGCGCGAAGGCACAGAGGCGATCGCGATATTCCCTGCCTCGCGCGTCATGGAATCACTTCCGGCCATTCATCGCCAGCAGGATCAGCCGCCCGCCCGCCGCTTCGCATCCTGA
- a CDS encoding nicotinate-nucleotide--dimethylbenzimidazole phosphoribosyltransferase, with protein MTTSGLPFDDFRTLLAGVEGPDQGAAARVRALYAATGKPKGSLGRLEDIAEWLAEWTGRAPPVINKPLVAIFAGNHGVAANNVISPRAAASTAQVVELTAAGGAAINQFCIASNLGLKVFDLALDLPTADITQDAALDEKSCAATMAFGMEAVADNIDLLCIGDLGVGNTTVAAALFAALFGGSGADWVGSGSGADDPMMARKAGVVDKALALHGSHLKDPLEALRRVGGREFAAIAGAILAARLQKVPVVLDGFASTAAAAVLHALNPHALDHCVLAHLSVENGHKRAAERLGLRPILDLKLHHGEGTGAALAAGIVKAAALSLSGMAAAIR; from the coding sequence ATGACCACCAGCGGCCTTCCATTTGACGATTTTCGCACCTTGCTCGCAGGGGTCGAGGGCCCCGATCAGGGGGCTGCTGCACGGGTGCGCGCGCTCTACGCCGCAACAGGTAAGCCAAAAGGCTCACTTGGCCGTCTAGAAGACATCGCCGAATGGCTGGCTGAGTGGACGGGCAGGGCGCCGCCGGTCATCAACAAGCCGCTGGTGGCCATTTTTGCCGGTAACCATGGCGTGGCCGCCAACAACGTGATTTCACCACGGGCTGCGGCCTCGACCGCGCAGGTGGTGGAGCTCACGGCAGCAGGTGGAGCAGCAATCAACCAGTTCTGCATTGCGTCCAACCTTGGGCTCAAGGTTTTTGACCTAGCGCTTGACCTGCCAACGGCAGACATCACGCAGGATGCGGCGCTTGATGAGAAAAGCTGCGCGGCGACCATGGCTTTCGGGATGGAGGCGGTTGCAGACAATATTGATCTTTTGTGCATCGGCGATCTTGGCGTGGGCAACACGACAGTCGCTGCGGCGTTGTTTGCTGCCTTGTTCGGCGGTTCGGGCGCAGATTGGGTAGGGTCTGGCTCAGGCGCAGACGACCCAATGATGGCACGCAAGGCTGGCGTCGTGGACAAGGCGCTGGCTCTGCATGGATCGCATCTGAAAGATCCGCTTGAGGCGCTGCGGCGAGTCGGCGGGCGCGAATTCGCTGCCATTGCCGGCGCTATCCTTGCGGCGCGGTTGCAAAAAGTGCCGGTGGTGCTGGACGGGTTTGCGTCAACGGCCGCTGCTGCGGTTCTCCATGCGTTGAACCCGCATGCACTCGACCATTGCGTCCTGGCGCATCTTTCTGTCGAGAATGGACACAAGCGGGCGGCAGAGAGGCTGGGTCTGCGCCCGATCCTTGATCTCAAGCTTCACCATGGCGAGGGTACAGGCGCCGCGCTCGCCGCCGGTATCGTAAAGGCTGCGGCATTGTCTCTGTCGGGAATGGCGGCCGCGATACGTTAG
- a CDS encoding DUF1289 domain-containing protein, producing MTAIESPCILVCSIDMKTGYCFGCGRTGNEISDWMSMAPHQRSAIMATLPARLETVERRPRRETRRSRMARERSQEDSA from the coding sequence ATGACGGCCATCGAATCGCCCTGCATCCTTGTATGCTCCATCGATATGAAAACCGGCTATTGTTTCGGCTGCGGACGCACGGGCAACGAAATCTCGGACTGGATGAGCATGGCCCCCCACCAGCGCAGCGCCATCATGGCCACCCTGCCCGCAAGACTTGAAACCGTTGAGCGTCGCCCCCGCCGCGAGACACGTCGCAGCCGAATGGCGCGGGAACGGTCCCAAGAAGATTCGGCATGA
- a CDS encoding TIGR02281 family clan AA aspartic protease: MKSLFWFVFAIAAVALATIMLTGTDIIGISGEEIGRTAYIALWSAFVAVGILSSGQRFGTVLRSLALRALLILVFIAGYQYRYELQDVASRITVGLVPGSPLSLTDSNGKQTVELEKLPSGHFGVRAKVDTTSVDFMVDTGATTTVLTLNDARRAGIDPNRLSFSVSVSTANGTGRAARAIADEVAVGSIVRRRVPVLVAEAHALEQSLLGMNFLGTLSGYDVRGDRMILRD, from the coding sequence ATGAAGTCATTGTTCTGGTTCGTATTTGCCATAGCCGCAGTAGCTTTGGCGACAATCATGCTGACCGGAACAGACATCATCGGTATCTCCGGCGAGGAGATCGGCCGAACTGCCTATATTGCACTGTGGAGTGCCTTCGTTGCGGTTGGCATCCTGTCTTCCGGGCAACGCTTCGGCACAGTGCTGCGCAGCCTTGCCCTGCGGGCGCTCCTCATCCTTGTTTTCATCGCCGGGTATCAATACCGATACGAACTGCAAGACGTCGCAAGCCGAATCACGGTTGGTCTTGTTCCCGGCAGCCCACTATCGTTGACGGATTCTAACGGCAAACAAACGGTCGAACTTGAAAAGCTGCCAAGCGGCCATTTTGGGGTACGGGCGAAGGTCGACACAACGTCGGTTGATTTCATGGTCGATACCGGCGCAACGACAACCGTGTTGACGCTAAACGACGCCCGCCGAGCCGGAATTGATCCAAACAGGCTAAGCTTCAGCGTTTCTGTATCCACCGCCAATGGCACCGGCCGTGCAGCGCGTGCCATCGCCGATGAAGTCGCAGTCGGCTCCATAGTCCGGCGCCGCGTACCAGTGCTAGTCGCTGAGGCCCACGCGCTCGAACAGTCACTGCTCGGCATGAATTTCCTTGGTACCCTTTCCGGATATGACGTACGCGGCGACCGGATGATCCTGCGTGACTGA
- a CDS encoding ATP-dependent Clp protease proteolytic subunit, which produces MNTLVPMVIEQSSRGERSFDIFSRLLRERIIFLNGEINDTVSALVCAQLLALESDHPGKEIALYINSPGGMVTSGFAIYDTMQYISCPVSTVCMGTARSMASFLLMAGEPGLRIALPNSDVVLHQPLGGFQGQASDIERHADNVARTKRRMIALYAHHCGRAPEDVERVLDRDYFMSAEEARDWGIVDHIFERRSATMPLALDSSAAPRIGVS; this is translated from the coding sequence ATGAACACTCTTGTACCGATGGTGATCGAACAATCGAGCCGGGGCGAGCGCTCGTTCGACATTTTTTCGCGTCTGCTGCGCGAGCGGATCATTTTTCTCAATGGCGAGATCAACGACACGGTTTCAGCACTCGTGTGCGCTCAGCTGCTGGCGCTGGAATCAGACCATCCGGGCAAGGAAATCGCGCTCTATATCAATTCTCCGGGTGGCATGGTGACCAGCGGCTTCGCCATCTATGACACGATGCAATATATTTCATGTCCGGTCTCGACGGTGTGCATGGGCACAGCGCGCTCAATGGCGTCTTTCCTTTTGATGGCAGGCGAGCCGGGATTGCGGATTGCACTGCCCAACTCCGACGTGGTGCTGCACCAGCCATTGGGTGGGTTTCAGGGGCAGGCGTCCGACATCGAACGCCATGCCGACAATGTGGCCAGAACCAAGCGGCGGATGATTGCACTCTATGCGCACCACTGTGGGCGCGCGCCCGAAGATGTGGAGCGTGTTCTGGACCGCGACTACTTCATGAGTGCCGAGGAAGCGCGTGACTGGGGGATTGTCGACCACATTTTCGAGCGCCGTTCTGCGACGATGCCGCTTGCTCTGGACAGCAGTGCTGCACCGCGGATCGGCGTGTCGTAG
- a CDS encoding SRPBCC family protein, whose amino-acid sequence MSDEKRGAGASGDTLEFEVDLAEPAEKVWRAITQPEIMAEWLGRTLGPVEQGARFTLSDKQTTIDCEVLAVDVGRSVRYAWHDDAGVASIVSFELQPDATGGSRLRIRHGDFKRTEMRLSAANSNMAIAHLRAA is encoded by the coding sequence ATGAGCGACGAGAAGCGGGGGGCCGGTGCGTCGGGCGACACTCTGGAATTTGAGGTTGATCTCGCCGAGCCAGCAGAAAAAGTGTGGCGTGCCATCACTCAGCCGGAAATCATGGCCGAATGGCTGGGACGCACGCTTGGGCCCGTGGAGCAGGGCGCGCGGTTCACCCTTTCGGACAAGCAAACCACCATCGATTGCGAGGTGCTGGCGGTCGATGTCGGGCGGTCGGTGCGCTATGCTTGGCATGATGATGCGGGCGTTGCTTCTATTGTCTCCTTTGAACTCCAGCCTGATGCGACCGGTGGCAGTAGACTGCGCATCAGGCACGGCGACTTCAAGCGGACCGAGATGCGGCTATCGGCTGCCAATTCCAATATGGCGATAGCGCATTTGCGCGCCGCATGA